In Lacerta agilis isolate rLacAgi1 chromosome 8, rLacAgi1.pri, whole genome shotgun sequence, one genomic interval encodes:
- the MLYCD gene encoding malonyl-CoA decarboxylase, mitochondrial, with amino-acid sequence MRRAGPCVASAQHQLFRHLVLRSSGRPRPSAVAMATATFPGPMAMEEALSRAVPPLPPYETREKVAAPAGAALEQRGAEFMRYYRALESGRPRAELLSRLARDFGVEHGRVAEVSGKVARLLQQQQQQQQEAAGGKGEHEPGALLQAEDRLRHYLTPRYRGLFQHLGRQEGGLRFLVELRRDLLEALAAREAEGPHVREMNGVLKNMLSEWFSTGFLNLDRVTWQSPCEILQKISDSEAVHPVRNWVDMKRRVGSYRRCYYFAHCAIPGEPLVVLHVALTDEISSSIQAIVKDIPPLEVEDLNKITTAIFYSISLTQQGLQGVELGTYLIKRVVKELQVEFPQIKVFSTLSPIPGFTKWFLGLLSSQSKETDRCDPFTDPEYQEISEITGDPAVEILKRLLANNEWVRSERLVRALQQPLMRLCAWYLYGEKHRGYALNPVANFHLQNGAVLWRLNWMADTSPRGITASCGMMVNYRYFLEDTMSNSAAYLGTKQIKASEQVLSLVTQFQQNSKL; translated from the exons ATGCGCCGCGCGGGGCCGTGCGTGGCATCGGCGCAGCACCAGCTCTTCCGCCACCTGGTTCTCCGCTCTTCCGGCAGACCGCGGCCTAGCGCCGTCGCCATGGCAACCGCAACCTTCCCAGGCCCGATGGCCATGGAGGAAGCTCTGAGCCGCGCcgtcccgccgctgccgcctTACGAGACCCGGGAGAAAGTGGCCGCGCCAGCCGGGGCCGCCCTGGAGCAGCGCGGCGCGGAGTTCATGCGCTACTACCGCGCCCTGGAGAGCGGCAGGCCGAGGGCCGAGCTGCTGAGCCGCCTGGCCCGCGACTTCGGCGTCGAGCACGGCCGGGTGGCCGAAGTGAGCGGGAAGGTGGCCCGgctgctgcaacagcagcagcagcagcagcaggaggcggctggggggaaaggggagcaCGAACCCGGCGCCCTCCTGCAGGCCGAGGACCGGCTCCGCCACTACCTCACGCCGCGCTACCGGGGCCTCTTCCAGCACCTCGGCAGGCAGGAGGGCGGCCTCCGCTTCCTGGTGGAGCTCCGCAGGGACCTGCTCGAAGCCCTGGCGGCCAGGGAGGCCGAAGGGCCGCATGTCAGG GAAATGAATGGAGTGTTAAAGAACATGCTGTCAGAGTGGTTTTCCACAGGATTCCTAAATTTAGATCGAGTTACATGGCAGTCGCCTTGTGAGATTCTTCAAAAGATTAGCGA tAGTGAAGCTGTACATCCTGTTAGAAACTGGGTGGACATGAAACGACGTGTTGGATCTTACAGAAGGTGCTATTACTTTGCCCACTGTGCAATACCTGGCGAGCCGTTGGTTGTTCTGCATGTTGCACTTACAGACGAGATATCTAGCAGCATCCAG GCCATAGTGAAGGACATTCCCCCCTTAGAAGTTGAGGATCTGAACAAAATCACCACTGCAATTTTCTATTCAATCAGTTTGACTCAGCAGGGCCTGCAGGGTGTGGAGCTGGGGACGTACCTCATCAAGCGAGTTGTTAAGGAACTGCAG GTGGAATTTCCTCAGATCAAAGTCTTCTCTACTCTGTCTCCCATTCCGGGATTCACCAAATGGTTCCTGGGCCTTCTTTCTTCACAGTCCAAGGAGACAGACAGATGTGATCCTTTCACAGATCCTGAATATCAAGAAATATCTGAGATCACAGGAGACCCTGCTGTTGAAATTCTAAAACGCCTCTTAGCAAACAATGAGTGGGTGAGGTCGGAAAGACTGGTCCGAGCTTTACAGCAACCACTTATGAGACTGTGTGCCTGGTATCTGTATGGAGAGAAGCACCGTGGCTATGCCCTTAACCCTGTGGCAAACTTCCATCTTCAGAACGGTGCAGTGTTATGGCGTTTGAACTGGATGGCCGACACAAGCCCCCGTGGCATCACTGCCTCTTGCGGAATGATGGTCAACTATCGCTATTTTTTGGAGGACACTATGAGTAACAGTGCTGCATATCTTGGAACTAAACAGATTAAAGCCTCAGAGCAGGTTCTATCCTTAGTAACTCAGTTTCAGCAGAACAGCAAactttaa